From the Musa acuminata AAA Group cultivar baxijiao chromosome BXJ1-2, Cavendish_Baxijiao_AAA, whole genome shotgun sequence genome, one window contains:
- the LOC135598539 gene encoding transcription factor bHLH153-like, which produces MMMTEMVDHKRRSHDGFVVPSKVSGPPRSQRDSSGEKRLKAGGGAGVGANISTKEKKDKIGERVAKLQQLVSPFGKSDTASVLSEATAYIKFLHDQVQVLSAPYLQTTVIETVEERECYSLRSRGLCLVPVASTLKIAQSNGADLWAPANSNRRP; this is translated from the exons atgatgatgacAGAAATGGTGGATCACAAACGACGAAGCCATGATGGCTTTGTTGTTCCCAGCAAGGTGAGCGGGCCGCCAAGAAGTCAAAGGGACAGCAGTGGGGAGAAGAGGCTCAAGGCTGGTGGTGGAGCCGGAGTAGGAGCCAACATCTCCACCAAG GAAAAGAAGGACAAGATTGGAGAGCGAGTGGCGAAGCTACAACAGCTAGTGTCACCATTTGGAAAG TCAGATACAGCATCTGTTCTCTCAGAGGCCACTGCTTATATTAAAttcctacatgatcaagtccag GTGCTGAGTGCTCCATATCTTCAGACAACAGTGATTGAGACAGTGGAG GAGAGAGAATGTTACAGCCTCAGAAGCCGTGGCCTGTGTCTTGTGCCAGTAGCCTCCACACTCAAGATTGCCCAAAGCAATGGTGCTGATCTGTGGGCACCAGCAAACTCAAACAGAAGACCATAA